Proteins from a genomic interval of Onychostoma macrolepis isolate SWU-2019 chromosome 17, ASM1243209v1, whole genome shotgun sequence:
- the ppp1r3ca gene encoding protein phosphatase 1, regulatory subunit 3Ca gives MSSTRVLHLLSPPMPGPVMPMDVAVQLYITHSPPLCSFLSSYEDYRTHNLINTCYKPLRPCLSSRAHLEPPRLDWQTPKSKAKKKVVFADSKGMSLTAVHVFSTFENRETVTSELQFDLEDLENVTATLHINSVQSRILNFPQPAADYLDFRSRLLKNLVCLENCTVQERALTGTIKVRNMAYEKSVHVRITFDTWKSFQDVECTFMNNVYGCQDTDSFSFAIELPGYVPPQNKVEFCISYRTGEQTYWDNNDGRNYGLVSTSWQQNNTWNSSNQGKKPNESKKLGRKTQDKEVYKYKSPLQSNGIFPNWQSWGHIATSGPYW, from the exons ATGAGTTCCACAAG AGTTCTTCACCTCCTCAGTCCCCCAATGCCGGGTCCAGTTATGCCCATGGACGTGGCTGTGCAACTGTACATTACCCATTCTCCCCCACTGTGTAGCTTCCTGAGCTCTTATGAAGACTACAGGACACACAACCTGATCAACACCTGCTACAAACCCCTGCGGCCCTGCTTGAGCTCCAGAGCCCACCTGGAGCCCCCTCGTCTGGACTGGCAGACCCCAAAATCCAAGGCCAAGAAGAAGGTTGTGTTTGCTGACTCAAAGGGTATGTCATTAACCGCAGTGCATGTCTTCTCAACTTTTGAAAACCGAGAAACCGTTACATCCGAACTGCAGTTTGACCTGGAAGACCTAGAGAACGTCACAGCAACTCTCCATATAAATTCGGTCCAGAGCAGAATTCTAAACTTTCCACAGCCAGCGGCAGACTACCTAGATTTCCGCAGTCGGTTGCTGAAGAACTTGGTTTGTTTGGAGAACTGTACTGTACAAGAACGGGCCCTCACCGGCACCATCAAAGTGCGTAACATGGCCTATGAGAAGTCGGTTCATGTGCGAATCACTTTCGACACCTGGAAGAGCTTCCAGGATGTGGAATGCACATTTATGAATAATGTTTATGGTTGTCAGGATACAGACTCATTCTCATTTGCCATTGAACTGCCTGGGTATGTGCCCCCTCAGAATAAGGTTGAATTTTGCATTAGCTACAGAACTGGAGAGCAGACCTACTGGGACAACAATGACGGCAGAAACTATGGACTGGTTTCAACGTCTTGGCAACAAAACAATACATGGAATTCCTCAAACCAGGGAAAGAAACCAAATGAATCCAAGAAGTTAGGCAGGAAAACACAGGACAAGGAggtttataaatataaaagtccGCTCCAATCCAATGGCATTTTCCCAAACTGGCAGAGTTGGGGGCACATTGCAACCAGTGGCCCCTATTGGTGA
- the fgfbp3 gene encoding fibroblast growth factor-binding protein 1, with product MAMRGRSLLFIFSLLFLVLSLSEAKKKSKQPSDAVTGAESTAVNPLLGSGQLSTKDGHRCTWETLERGANILLQVSCTAPSEEGLGPHYTCQFAGKPQECSVYSTQSSQYWKQVVSKLKKRKNACEGEKVLKTRLCKKAPSASHMKLTERSGEETTTHMSKEMPEESKRKTEAPARKEKEVQKEKEEEVNKEEDEGFGDVVNDGFSDMEPAVSYCGEGWHSVCNFFVKFFDG from the coding sequence ATGGCCATGCGAGGGCGGAGTCTACTCTTCATCTTTTCCCTCCTCTTCCTCGTCCTGTCATTATCTGAGGCAAAAAAGAAGTCCAAGCAGCCATCAGATGCAGTGACTGGAGCAGAGAGTACGGCGGTAAATCCCTTGCTGGGGTCAGGTCAACTAAGCACTAAGGATGGGCACCGCTGCACATGGGAGACGCTAGAGAGAGGAGCTAACATCCTGCTCCAGGTGAGCTGCACCGCCCCAAGTGAGGAGGGGCTCGGACCTCACTACACGTGCCAGTTTGCTGGAAAACCTCAGGAATGCTCCGTCTACAGCACTCAGTCCTCCCAGTACTGGAAACAGGTGGTGAGCAAACTGAAGAAACGAAAGAACGCTTGCGAGGGGGAGAAAGTCCTGAAAACACGCCTGTGTAAAAAAGCGCCCAGCGCATCTCACATGAAACTCACGGAGAGAAGTGGAGAAGAGACCACCACGCACATGAGCAAGGAAATGCCAGAAGAGAGCAAACGGAAAACGGAGGCACCCGCaaggaaagaaaaagaagtACAGAAAGAGAAGGAAGAGGAGGTGAACAAAGAAGAGGATGAGGGCTTCGGAGACGTAGTGAATGATGGTTTCTCAGACATGGAGCCCGCTGTGAGCTACTGCGGAGAAGGATGGCATTCTGTCTGCAACTTCTTTGTCAAGTTTTTTGAtggttaa